In the Muricauda sp. MAR_2010_75 genome, one interval contains:
- the nhaA gene encoding Na+/H+ antiporter NhaA: MKFFGSSIKRLHNYGIVLFITVVIAMVWANSPWKGYYVGLMQTEFAFSVGTFQLSESLLLWINDGLMALFFMQVGLELKREIIGGKLSSPKDAILPIGAAIGGMVLPALIYFMFNNSGEASNGWGIPMATDIAFSLGVLALVGKRLPSTLRVFLITLAIVDDLGGVLVIALFYTSGISQMDLLHGLLFFAALIIGNYAGVRSTWFYAIIGIGGVWLTFFFSGVHPTIAGILTAFAIPGRVKIKETTFLERLDRLHKRFQETKSIKGTLISKTQLEILEDIKTASSEAETPLQKLERTLNPIVGFVILPLFALANAGIHLHGDLLKVLSSPVSLGIGLGLIFGKFIGITAFSRLLVAFKLAKLPENVNWKMIYGIGFLGGIGFTMSLFITELAFTDESLIFTAKVSILFASLTAGVMGALLLYRNRKQLRTVKHKRT; this comes from the coding sequence ATGAAATTCTTCGGCAGCTCGATCAAAAGACTGCACAACTATGGCATTGTGCTCTTTATCACTGTTGTTATTGCTATGGTGTGGGCCAACTCGCCATGGAAGGGATATTATGTCGGCCTAATGCAAACCGAATTTGCCTTTAGTGTGGGTACATTTCAGCTATCTGAGTCGCTACTGTTATGGATCAACGATGGCTTAATGGCACTATTTTTTATGCAAGTCGGTCTAGAGCTGAAACGTGAAATAATCGGTGGTAAACTGTCGTCCCCAAAGGATGCAATACTGCCCATCGGTGCAGCAATAGGTGGTATGGTGCTCCCTGCCCTTATTTATTTTATGTTCAACAACTCGGGCGAGGCTTCCAATGGTTGGGGCATTCCCATGGCCACGGATATTGCATTTTCATTAGGGGTTCTGGCCCTTGTCGGAAAAAGACTTCCTTCGACCTTGAGGGTTTTTCTTATTACACTGGCTATTGTGGATGATCTAGGTGGTGTCTTGGTCATTGCCCTCTTTTATACCTCAGGTATCTCGCAGATGGATCTACTCCATGGACTATTGTTCTTCGCGGCTTTGATAATTGGTAATTATGCGGGAGTAAGAAGCACATGGTTCTATGCCATTATTGGCATCGGTGGTGTTTGGTTGACCTTCTTTTTTTCAGGGGTACATCCAACCATTGCCGGGATTCTGACCGCATTTGCCATTCCTGGTAGGGTAAAAATTAAGGAGACTACCTTTTTAGAGCGTTTAGACCGTTTACATAAGAGATTTCAAGAAACCAAGTCCATAAAGGGGACGCTTATCTCAAAAACGCAATTGGAGATATTGGAGGATATAAAGACTGCAAGTTCCGAGGCCGAAACTCCACTCCAAAAATTGGAAAGGACTTTAAACCCAATAGTGGGCTTTGTAATTCTTCCCTTGTTCGCTTTGGCAAATGCAGGAATACATCTTCATGGAGATTTGCTGAAAGTACTATCCAGCCCGGTTAGCTTGGGGATTGGTCTAGGTCTCATTTTTGGCAAGTTTATCGGTATTACTGCTTTTTCAAGACTACTCGTTGCATTTAAACTCGCCAAGCTTCCGGAAAACGTGAATTGGAAAATGATTTATGGTATAGGTTTTCTTGGCGGTATCGGTTTTACCATGTCGTTGTTTATAACCGAACTGGCTTTTACGGACGAGTCCCTAATATTTACGGCCAAGGTAAGCATCCTATTCGCTTCATTGACAGCGGGGGTAATGGGTGCTCTATTATTATACAGAAACAGAAAACAATTAAGAACAGTTAAACATAAAAGAACATGA
- a CDS encoding type II glyceraldehyde-3-phosphate dehydrogenase — protein sequence MKNIAVVGYGVIGKRVADAINVQDDMSLIGVCDVISDWRIQNAVRKGYAVYAATPEAEKEMKAANIAIEGSMQDILEKVDLVVDCTPKNIAAKNVEIYKGQGIKFIVQGGEKHKTTGHSFSAENNYSTAVNLDATRVVSCNTTSILRTLTALKKADLLDYARGTLLRRATDPWESHLGGIMNTMVPEKDIPSHQGPDAQSVDPDLDVITSAVKVPETLSHMHYWNVKLRKKASKEEVLNALKTSSRIKFIHYDQGLVSNNTIKEMFLDMGRPWGDMYEVALWEDMLKVVGDELFYAYVVDNQAIVIPETIDAIRALTGIETDAHRSIEKTNASLGIG from the coding sequence ATGAAAAACATTGCAGTAGTAGGATACGGAGTTATCGGGAAAAGAGTGGCCGATGCCATTAATGTACAAGATGATATGAGCCTTATTGGGGTTTGTGATGTCATCAGCGATTGGCGCATACAAAATGCGGTGCGAAAAGGGTATGCAGTTTATGCGGCCACACCCGAAGCCGAAAAAGAAATGAAAGCAGCCAATATTGCCATTGAAGGAAGTATGCAAGACATTTTAGAAAAAGTAGATCTTGTAGTGGACTGTACGCCAAAGAACATCGCCGCGAAAAATGTGGAAATATACAAAGGGCAAGGGATCAAGTTTATCGTACAGGGAGGTGAAAAACACAAGACCACAGGCCACTCCTTTAGTGCCGAGAACAATTATAGCACTGCGGTAAATCTAGATGCTACCCGGGTGGTTTCCTGTAACACCACATCTATCTTAAGGACATTGACCGCTTTAAAAAAGGCAGATCTATTGGATTATGCACGGGGAACATTATTAAGAAGGGCGACCGACCCATGGGAAAGCCACTTGGGCGGCATCATGAACACCATGGTGCCGGAAAAGGACATCCCGAGCCATCAAGGTCCCGACGCGCAAAGTGTCGATCCGGATTTGGATGTCATTACTTCTGCGGTCAAAGTTCCCGAGACTTTGAGCCATATGCATTACTGGAACGTTAAGCTACGAAAAAAAGCCTCAAAGGAAGAGGTGTTGAACGCCCTCAAAACCTCAAGTAGAATCAAGTTCATTCACTATGATCAAGGCTTGGTCTCCAACAATACCATCAAAGAAATGTTTTTGGATATGGGTAGGCCTTGGGGCGATATGTACGAGGTGGCCCTATGGGAAGACATGCTCAAGGTTGTGGGCGATGAACTTTTTTATGCCTACGTGGTCGATAACCAAGCGATTGTAATCCCTGAGACCATTGATGCCATTCGGGCCCTCACGGGTATTGAGACCGATGCACACAGATCCATCGAAAAAACCAATGCAAGTTTAGGAATCGGATAA
- a CDS encoding class I fructose-bisphosphate aldolase: MKTYDNIVAHLGDKASFYLDHVSQKVTKDELQLPDKNIVDNVFVNSNRNQQVLRSLSQLYGHGNLGGTGYLSILPVDQGIEHSALFSFYKNPDYFDPENIVKLAIEAGCNGVASTFGVLGLCSRKYAHKVPFIVKINHNELLSYPNTYDQNLFGKVREAWNMGAVAIGATIYFGSQESNRQIREIAEAFAEAHSLGMATILWCYTRNDAFKTDKEDYHTAADLTGQANHLGVTIQADIIKQKLPTTNFGFKNLKFGKFDDAMYETLTTEHPIDLCRLQVANCYMGKIGLINSGGGSQGESDMSDAVRTAVINKRAGGAGLILGRKAFQRPFKDGVELLHAVQGVYLEERITIA, translated from the coding sequence ATGAAAACTTATGATAACATAGTCGCGCATTTAGGGGACAAAGCATCTTTCTATTTAGATCATGTAAGCCAGAAGGTCACCAAAGATGAACTGCAGTTGCCCGATAAGAATATTGTGGACAACGTATTCGTCAATAGTAATCGAAATCAACAAGTACTCCGAAGCCTTTCGCAATTATATGGCCATGGTAATCTGGGAGGTACGGGGTATCTCAGCATTTTACCGGTAGATCAGGGAATCGAGCACAGTGCCTTATTTTCTTTTTACAAGAACCCCGATTATTTTGATCCCGAGAACATTGTAAAGCTCGCCATCGAAGCCGGTTGCAACGGTGTGGCCTCCACTTTTGGGGTGTTGGGCCTTTGTTCTCGGAAATATGCGCATAAAGTCCCCTTCATTGTCAAGATAAACCACAATGAATTATTGTCCTATCCCAACACTTATGACCAGAACCTGTTCGGAAAAGTCAGGGAAGCGTGGAACATGGGCGCGGTTGCAATCGGGGCTACCATTTATTTTGGGTCCCAGGAAAGCAATCGACAGATAAGGGAGATTGCGGAAGCCTTTGCCGAGGCCCATAGCCTTGGTATGGCCACAATTTTGTGGTGCTACACCCGCAACGATGCTTTCAAAACAGACAAAGAGGACTATCACACCGCCGCGGATTTAACGGGTCAGGCCAACCATTTAGGGGTAACGATACAGGCCGATATCATCAAACAGAAGTTGCCCACGACCAATTTTGGTTTCAAGAACCTGAAATTCGGCAAGTTTGATGATGCCATGTACGAAACACTGACCACGGAGCACCCCATAGATCTATGCCGGTTGCAGGTGGCCAATTGCTACATGGGCAAAATAGGTTTGATAAACTCAGGTGGCGGTTCACAAGGCGAGTCAGATATGTCGGATGCGGTCAGAACTGCGGTCATCAACAAAAGGGCAGGCGGAGCAGGATTGATCTTAGGGAGAAAGGCCTTTCAAAGACCTTTTAAGGACGGTGTGGAATTATTGCATGCCGTGCAGGGCGTTTACCTTGAAGAAAGAATAACAATAGCATAA